In Papaver somniferum cultivar HN1 chromosome 1, ASM357369v1, whole genome shotgun sequence, a genomic segment contains:
- the LOC113309157 gene encoding protein POLYCHOME-like has protein sequence MAYSRDRLVREDPMMIMSGGRRSNNNGIWQDLLQERRSSSRLNMNTSGGRNLFGSPIQSSSSRFVRRSTTEMSPSIRRDAGYHGTPGITSRLGSERYRNDHLYGTPLMNVQENPFSGIGNRRRGGRLRNNNSQLPNWYPRTALRDITGVVNAIERRRTRLREGDSHLTSNPEPPQSNVLGSNLSDTGAHLEPEFTLATPNLKAAAVKAHMTPVQHLPKNFLGTYTTDESDFLTPQKQLLNSIDQVGKVVLEELLKMKRTPTAKKAERQKKVRTLMAMR, from the exons ATGGCTTATTCAAGAGATAGATTGGTAAGAGAAGATCCAATGATGATAATGTCTGGTGGTCGAAGATCTAATAATAATGGTATTTGGCAAGATTTATTACAAGAaagaagaagttcatcaagattaAATATGAACACTAGCGGTGGAAGGAATTTGTTTGGATCGCCgattcaatcttcttcttctagatTCGTGAGAAGATCTACTACAGAAATGTCTCCTTCCATTAGACGAGATGCTGGTTATCATGGTACTCCTGGGATAACGTCTAGGTTAGGAAGTGAACGGTATAGGAATGATCATCTATATGGAACTCCTTTGATGAATGTTCAAGAAAACCCTTTTTCTGGTATTGGTAATCGACGAAGAGGAGGGCGTCTCAGGAATAACAATAGTCAGTTGCCCAATTGGTATCCAAGAACTGCTCTAAGGGATATTACTGGAGTTGTCAAT GCAATTGAAAGGAGAAGAACCCGATTGAGAGAGGGTGACAGCCATCTGACTTCAAACCCTGAACCACCGCAATCTAATGTTCTAGGCTCCAACCTATCCGATACTGGGGCTCACCTCGAGCCTGAGTTCACTTTGGCCACCCCAAATTTGAAGGCTGCTGCAGTTAAAGCTCACATGACGCCTGTCCAGCACCTGCCGAAGAATTTCCTTGGCACTTATACTACTGATGAATCTGATTTCCTGACTCCCCAAAAGCAATTGTTAAACTCAATAGACCAAGTTGGAAAAGTTGTACTGGAGGAACTCTTAAAGATGAAGAGGACACCTACTGCTAAAAAGGCCGAGAGACAAAAGAAAGTACGTACTTTGATGGCCATGCGTTGA
- the LOC113355219 gene encoding thaumatin-like protein, which yields MLVGVSATIFTLQNKCENDIWPGIQPGAGKDNLRNGGFRLGPNEVVTVNAPYGWSGRFWGRVGCSFDQTGKGSCLTGDCGGVLECSGAGGAPAASLAEFTVNSPNDFYDISLVDGFNVPISISPSGGTGMCKSLSCASDLNQNCPSSLQVLYKKRVMECKSACMVFNTPEYCCTGAYAQPSMCKPTNYSNLFKEACPDAYRYAFDDSTSIVTCTGANYLITFC from the coding sequence ATGCTTGTAGGAGTTAGCGCGACGATTTTTACATTACAAAACAAATGTGAGAACGATATCTGGCCAGGTATTCAACCAGGAGCAGGCAAAGACAATCTAAGAAATGGCGGGTTTCGGTTAGGACCCAATGAAGTTGTTACCGTAAATGCACCCTATGGTTGGTCAGGTCGTTTTTGGGGTAGAGTTGGTTGCTCATTCGACCAAACTGGTAAGGGTTCTTGTTTGACAGGTGACTGTGGAGGTGTATTAGAATGCTCTGGCGCAGGCGGTGCACCAGCTGCTTCACTTGCTGAGTTCACAGTCAATAGTCCCAATGATTTTTACGATATTAGCCTTGTCGATGGCTTTAACGTTCCCATATCCATATCGCCTTCAGGTGGAACAGGGATGTGTAAATCACTAAGTTGTGCTTCAGATTTGAACCAAAATTGCCCTAGTAGTTTACAAGTCTTGTATAAGAAACGGGTTATGGAATGTAAAAGTGCATGCATGGTGTTCAATACTCCTGAATATTGTTGCACAGGTGCTTATGCACAACCATCAATGTGCAAACCAACAAACTACTCAAATCTCTTCAAGGAAGCTTGCCCAGATGCATATAGATATGCATTTGATGACTCAACAAGTATCGTAACATGTACTGGAGCTAATTATTTGATTACATTTTGCTAA
- the LOC113309163 gene encoding uncharacterized protein LOC113309163 — protein MAVFNTKFPSLLAGTTSNSKKTHNHKFHHLQISNCSLSYTPPSTTYSSNSSPFTEKHSVERYQRDNWLYSKDSSFDNTTCCSIPIDPNYIRNEDIALQLPELKKLLQVLREKRQGEDGNGNGFSNKGPGNVFLVGTGPGDPELLTLKALRAIESADLLLYDRLVSNDVLNLVRQDARLLYVGKTAGYHSRTQEEIHELLLSFAEAGANVVRLKGGDPLVFGRGGEEMDFLQQQGIQVKVIPGITAASGIAAELGIPLTHRGVANSVRFLTGHSRKGGTDPLFVAENAADQDCTLVVYMGLSTLPSLAQKLMRQGLPPDTPAVAVERGTTPQQRMVFAELHDLVDKVTSAELLSPTLIVIGKVVALSPLWPLSSKAVMMAET, from the exons ATGGCGGTTTTCAATACCAAGTTCCCATCTTTACTAGCTGGAACTACTTCTAATTCTAAAAAAACCCATAATCATAAATTCCATCATTTACAAATCTCTAACTGTTCTTTATCCTACACCCCACCTTCCACCACTTATTCCTCTAATTCTTCTCCATTCACTGAAAAGCACTCTGTAGAGAGATATCAAAGAGATAATTGGTTGTATTCCAAAGACTCGTCATTTGATAATACTACTTGTTGTTCAATACCAATTGATCCAAATTATATTAGAAATGAAGATATCGCTCTTCAATTACCTGAGTTGAAGAAATTGCTTCAGGTTTTGAGAGAAAAGAGACAAGGAGAAGATGGAAATGGAAATGGGTTTTCAAATAAAGGGCCTGGGAACGTATTCTTGGTTGGGACTGGACCTGGAGATCCGGAGTTGTTGACTTTGAAAGCATTGAGGGCAATTGAGAGTGCTGATCTTCTATTGTATGATAGATTAGTTTCTAATGATGTTTTGAATTTAGTCAGACAAGATGCAAGGCTTCTCTATGTTGGCAAAACTGCTGGATACCATAGCAGAACTCAG GAAGAGATTCATGAGTTGCTCCTTAGTTTTGCTGAAGCTGGTGCAAATGTTGTAAGGCTTAAAGGAGGGGATCCGCTG GTATTTGGGAGGGGTGGCGAGGAGATGGATTTTTTGCAACAACAAGGGATTCAAGTGAAGGTGATCCCAG GAATAACTGCTGCTTCAGGAATAGCAGCTGAGCTTGGAATACCATTGACTCATCGTGGTGTTGCCAATAGTGTTAGGTTTCTGACTGGGCACTCGAGGAAAGGAGGAACAGACCCATTGTTTGTTGCAGAGAATGCTGCGGACCAAGATTGTACTTTAGTTGTTTACATGGGATTATCGACCCTTCCTTCACTTGCTCAGAAGTTGATGCGTCAAGGTTTGCCACCTGATACACCCGCAGTTGCGGTTGAACGGGGGACAACTCCTCAACAGCGGATG GTATTTGCAGAATTGCATGATCTTGTAGACAAAGTTACCTCTGCTGAGCTTTTATCACCAACCCTAATTGTCATCGGCAAAGTCGTTGCGCTCTCACCGCTATGGCCACTTTCTTCAAAAGCAGTAATGATGGCAGAGACATGA